The following are encoded in a window of Nitrospinota bacterium genomic DNA:
- the hisD gene encoding histidinol dehydrogenase: protein MIKLDTRAKDFAKKFTRLTGRFRESDPAIVKAAAAIVDDVRKNGDRALFAYTKKFDRLALTPKTVKVPAAAFKKAEKEISHGLKEAIYLAASNIVHFHDLQKEESWAAKTGSSRIGQLIRPLRRVGLYVPGGKASYPSSVLMNAIPALVAGVEEIVICSPAPDGQINPAVLFAADICGVREFYTVGGAQAVAAMAFGTKTIKRVDKIVGPGNAFVAEAKRLVFGHVDIDMIAGPSEICIVADDTADPAWCAADILSQAEHDELAWPVFVSPSAKMCAAVDTEVARQAELLPRKDIAKKCLKGRFHIIKTRSLDEALSLANDVAAEHLQLAFDGAAEHLHSIRNAGAVFVGHYTPEVLGDYMAGPNHVLPTAGSARFFSPLGVYDFFKRSSLIEYSEKDFSAVGEMVALFADAEGLSAHARAARIRLGK, encoded by the coding sequence ATGATTAAGCTTGATACCAGGGCGAAGGACTTCGCCAAAAAATTCACGCGGCTGACCGGCCGTTTCAGGGAGAGCGATCCCGCGATTGTCAAAGCCGCCGCCGCCATTGTGGATGACGTTCGCAAGAACGGCGACCGCGCGCTGTTCGCGTACACCAAAAAATTCGACCGGCTGGCGCTGACACCCAAAACGGTGAAAGTACCCGCCGCCGCCTTCAAAAAAGCCGAAAAGGAGATTTCCCACGGACTGAAAGAGGCGATATACCTCGCCGCCTCGAACATCGTGCATTTTCACGACCTGCAAAAAGAGGAGAGCTGGGCCGCGAAAACCGGCAGCTCGCGCATCGGCCAGCTCATCCGCCCGCTCAGGCGGGTGGGGCTGTATGTGCCGGGGGGCAAGGCGTCCTATCCCTCATCCGTGCTGATGAACGCCATCCCCGCGCTGGTCGCCGGCGTGGAGGAGATCGTCATCTGCTCCCCCGCGCCGGACGGCCAGATAAACCCGGCGGTGCTCTTTGCCGCCGACATCTGCGGCGTGCGGGAGTTTTATACCGTGGGCGGGGCGCAGGCGGTGGCCGCCATGGCCTTCGGCACCAAGACCATCAAGCGGGTGGATAAAATCGTCGGCCCCGGCAACGCCTTCGTGGCGGAGGCCAAGCGGTTGGTGTTCGGCCACGTCGACATCGACATGATCGCGGGTCCCAGCGAAATATGCATTGTGGCGGATGATACGGCCGACCCCGCCTGGTGCGCGGCCGATATCCTCTCGCAGGCGGAGCATGACGAGTTGGCCTGGCCGGTCTTCGTCTCCCCCTCGGCGAAGATGTGCGCCGCTGTGGATACGGAAGTGGCCCGCCAGGCCGAACTGCTGCCGCGCAAGGATATCGCGAAGAAATGCCTTAAAGGCCGGTTCCACATTATCAAAACCCGCTCGCTGGACGAAGCGCTTTCGCTGGCGAACGACGTGGCGGCGGAGCATCTCCAGCTTGCCTTCGACGGCGCGGCGGAACACCTGCATTCCATCCGCAACGCCGGGGCCGTTTTCGTGGGACACTACACCCCCGAAGTGCTGGGGGACTATATGGCCGGCCCCAACCATGTGCTCCCCACCGCCGGCTCCGCCCGCTTTTTCTCGCCGCTGGGGGTGTACGATTTTTTCAAGCGCTCCTCGCTGATCGAATACTCGGAAAAGGATTTTTCCGCCGTGGGGGAGATGGTGGCGCTCTTCGCGGACGCCGAAGGGCTTTCGGCCCACGCCCGCGCCGCCCGCATCCGCCTGGGGAAATGA
- a CDS encoding ABC transporter permease, with translation MARPPDTVGTVMKLKAGFFLLAFFGAVAAAAPLIAPYSPYAQDLLRGLDAPTAAHPMGLDLLGRDILSRVMYGARVSFAAGFTVIAVSGLIGVLMGGMAAVWGGRTDMLLMRVVDVAQAFPGILLAIAVMAVLGPGFGNLLIALCLTGWAGFARLTRGQILSLREREYVTAAVAAGAGKWRILTRHLLPNAAAPLLVEAAFGVASVIVAEAGLSFLGLGVQPPAPSWGSMLNEGRAFLLIAPRLTVFPGLCLMLLALAVTLVGDALRDRLDVKRR, from the coding sequence ATGGCTCGACCCCCGGATACGGTTGGAACGGTGATGAAACTGAAAGCCGGGTTTTTCCTGCTGGCGTTTTTCGGGGCGGTTGCCGCCGCCGCGCCGCTGATCGCCCCATACAGCCCGTACGCGCAAGACCTGTTGCGCGGCCTCGACGCCCCCACCGCCGCGCACCCGATGGGGCTTGACCTGCTGGGACGCGATATATTGAGCCGCGTCATGTACGGCGCGCGGGTCTCATTCGCCGCCGGGTTCACGGTGATTGCCGTCAGCGGCCTCATCGGCGTGTTGATGGGCGGCATGGCCGCGGTATGGGGCGGGCGGACGGATATGCTGCTGATGCGCGTTGTCGACGTGGCGCAGGCGTTCCCCGGCATCCTTCTCGCCATCGCCGTGATGGCGGTGCTGGGGCCGGGCTTCGGCAACCTGCTCATCGCGCTCTGCCTCACCGGCTGGGCCGGTTTCGCGCGGCTGACGCGGGGGCAGATTCTATCGCTGCGCGAGCGGGAGTATGTGACGGCGGCGGTGGCGGCGGGGGCGGGAAAATGGCGCATCCTGACGCGCCACCTGCTGCCGAACGCCGCCGCGCCGCTGCTGGTGGAGGCCGCCTTCGGCGTGGCCTCGGTGATCGTGGCGGAAGCGGGCCTAAGCTTCCTCGGCCTCGGCGTGCAGCCCCCCGCGCCGAGTTGGGGCTCGATGCTGAACGAAGGACGCGCCTTCCTGCTGATCGCGCCGCGCCTCACCGTTTTTCCCGGCCTCTGCCTCATGCTGCTGGCGCTGGCGGTGACGCTGGTGGGGGACGCCCTGCGCGACCGCCTCGACGTGAAACGCCGCTAA
- a CDS encoding sigma-54-dependent Fis family transcriptional regulator: protein MSTILVADDERSMVEMLEIMLTAEGHQVVTAGGTDEAARRLGEDAIDLVISDMKIPKDGGIAVLRASLQKDRDRPVIMLTAYASAESAVEAMKLGAYDYITKPFNVDELKLVVRNALERRGLILENLNLKKELRSRGGLAELIGGSAALANVKNLIARVAESASTVLITGESGTGKELAARAIHALGPRAAKPLLSINCGAMPEQLLESELFGHKKGAFTGAVTDKPGLLEAARGGTFFFDEVGEMPLSLQVKLVRAIQEREIRRVGDVANIKVDVRFIAATNKDLAALVKEGLFREDLFYRLNVVNIEMPPLRTRREDIPVLAKHFLQKFTAAGGQGIQGISPEAMRLLEEYGWPGNVREMENAIERAVVLETGKWISAENLPESCRAPSPGGMRITLPPGGIDLEKKVGEIEKQMVIGALATAGGSKKEAARLLNMNLRQFRYKLVKYDIK from the coding sequence TTGAGCACAATACTGGTGGCCGACGACGAACGGAGCATGGTCGAAATGCTGGAGATCATGCTGACCGCCGAGGGGCATCAGGTGGTCACCGCGGGCGGCACGGACGAGGCGGCGCGGCGGCTGGGAGAGGACGCCATCGACCTCGTGATCTCCGACATGAAGATACCGAAAGACGGCGGCATCGCCGTGCTGCGCGCTTCGCTGCAAAAGGACCGTGACCGCCCGGTCATCATGCTCACCGCCTACGCCTCGGCCGAAAGCGCCGTGGAGGCGATGAAACTGGGGGCCTACGACTACATCACCAAGCCGTTCAACGTGGATGAACTGAAGCTGGTGGTGCGCAACGCGCTGGAGCGGCGCGGCCTCATCCTGGAAAACCTGAACCTGAAGAAGGAACTGCGCTCCCGCGGGGGGTTGGCGGAACTCATCGGCGGATCGGCGGCGCTGGCTAACGTGAAAAACCTCATCGCCCGCGTGGCGGAAAGCGCCAGCACGGTGTTAATCACCGGCGAGAGCGGCACCGGCAAAGAGTTGGCCGCCCGCGCCATCCATGCGCTCGGCCCCCGCGCGGCAAAACCGCTCCTTTCCATCAACTGCGGCGCCATGCCGGAGCAACTGCTGGAAAGCGAACTCTTCGGCCACAAAAAGGGGGCGTTCACCGGCGCGGTGACCGACAAGCCGGGGTTGCTGGAAGCGGCGCGGGGCGGCACCTTCTTTTTCGACGAAGTGGGGGAAATGCCGCTCTCCCTGCAGGTGAAGCTGGTGCGCGCCATCCAGGAACGCGAAATCCGGCGCGTGGGGGACGTGGCGAATATCAAGGTGGATGTCCGCTTCATCGCCGCCACCAACAAGGATTTGGCGGCGCTGGTGAAAGAGGGCCTGTTCCGCGAAGACCTCTTCTACCGCCTGAACGTGGTGAACATCGAAATGCCTCCGCTGCGCACGCGGCGCGAGGACATACCGGTGCTGGCGAAACATTTCCTCCAAAAATTCACCGCCGCCGGCGGACAGGGAATACAGGGCATCAGTCCCGAAGCGATGCGCCTGCTGGAGGAGTACGGCTGGCCGGGTAATGTGCGCGAGATGGAGAACGCAATCGAACGCGCCGTGGTGCTGGAGACCGGCAAATGGATTTCCGCCGAGAACCTCCCCGAAAGTTGCCGCGCCCCCTCACCCGGCGGGATGCGCATCACGCTCCCCCCCGGCGGCATCGATTTGGAGAAGAAAGTGGGAGAAATAGAAAAACAGATGGTCATTGGCGCCCTTGCCACGGCCGGCGGCTCGAAAAAAGAGGCGGCCCGGCTTTTGAATATGAACCTCCGCCAGTTTCGGTATAAACTTGTAAAATATGACATCAAATAG
- a CDS encoding DUF1926 domain-containing protein, which yields MNKAYLMIGLHNHQPVGNFDHVFSESYDQCYLPTLETLERYPHLKISLHHSGPLIEWIERHKPEYIKWMRGMVKRGQVEILSGGFYEPILSSLPERDAVGQLEMMNRWVEKNFGVRPRGAWMAERIWDPSLPKILAAAGIEYTLLDDTHFFYAGLGQKDMYGYWVTEKHGDAVAVFPIDKELRYAIPFKQPEETLAYFRATVAAQGTTAFAYGDDGEKFGVWPETHEWVFGKKWLERFLNMLTENAGFVETVTYSQYLDRFPPRGRIYLPMASYEEMMHWTLPTEAAIEHTKLVHQIEGEGRKEQFKKFLRGGLWDNFLAKYAESNQMHKRMLYVSKRVEKALEKSKKGGGAITAALYRGQCNCPYWHGLFGGLYLSNLRHAVYSNLIDAGRAADAALHKGKAWAEVNTGDYLTEMRKEVAVETPALFALFTPAEGGALAELDFKPALFNLSNVMARRPEEYHQKILDAAGKSAAKKDEILSINDRVVIKEPGLVEKLVFDRHPRYSFIDHILAAPVTADDLRAQNFVEAGDFAGQPYALVSAKTKGQNAVVVMEREGQLSRDGKVAPLKIRKTVTVGGKDAGIACAYEITSMGGQAAEFTLGVEWNFTLLAADALDRYITVNNEKYRMNHKGENAAVEKWSMTDEYFRFTTAFGADAPVSLLRYPIETVSQSEGGFESTYQGICFTALAPLKLAGGETARRAFTIHCRMWND from the coding sequence ATGAATAAAGCGTATTTGATGATCGGCCTCCACAACCACCAGCCGGTCGGCAACTTCGATCACGTCTTCAGCGAATCCTACGACCAGTGTTACCTCCCCACGCTGGAGACGCTGGAACGGTACCCGCACCTGAAAATTTCGCTGCACCACTCCGGGCCGCTCATCGAGTGGATAGAGCGCCACAAACCGGAATACATCAAGTGGATGCGCGGCATGGTGAAGCGCGGCCAGGTGGAAATCCTTTCCGGCGGCTTTTACGAGCCGATACTCTCCTCGCTGCCGGAGCGTGATGCCGTGGGGCAGCTGGAAATGATGAACCGCTGGGTGGAAAAAAACTTCGGCGTCCGCCCGCGCGGCGCGTGGATGGCCGAGCGGATATGGGATCCCTCGCTCCCCAAAATACTCGCCGCCGCCGGCATCGAATACACCCTGCTGGACGACACGCACTTTTTCTATGCCGGGCTGGGGCAAAAAGACATGTACGGCTACTGGGTCACCGAAAAACACGGCGACGCCGTGGCGGTGTTCCCCATCGACAAGGAACTGCGCTACGCCATCCCCTTCAAACAGCCGGAGGAGACGCTGGCCTATTTCCGCGCCACCGTCGCCGCGCAGGGCACCACGGCATTTGCCTATGGCGACGACGGCGAAAAATTCGGCGTCTGGCCCGAAACCCATGAATGGGTCTTCGGGAAAAAATGGCTTGAGCGTTTCCTCAATATGCTCACTGAAAACGCCGGTTTCGTGGAAACCGTCACCTATTCGCAATATTTGGACCGGTTCCCCCCCCGCGGCCGCATCTACCTGCCGATGGCCTCCTACGAAGAGATGATGCACTGGACGCTCCCCACGGAGGCCGCCATCGAGCACACAAAGCTCGTGCATCAAATCGAAGGGGAGGGGCGCAAGGAACAGTTCAAAAAATTCCTGCGCGGCGGATTGTGGGACAACTTTTTGGCCAAATACGCCGAGAGCAACCAGATGCACAAGCGGATGCTCTACGTCAGCAAACGGGTGGAAAAGGCGCTGGAAAAATCGAAGAAGGGGGGCGGCGCCATCACCGCGGCCCTGTACCGCGGGCAGTGCAACTGCCCCTACTGGCACGGACTTTTCGGCGGCCTCTACCTCAGCAACCTGCGCCACGCCGTTTATTCCAACCTCATAGACGCGGGCCGCGCCGCCGACGCCGCGCTGCACAAAGGGAAAGCGTGGGCCGAAGTGAACACCGGCGACTACCTGACGGAGATGCGCAAAGAGGTGGCGGTGGAGACCCCCGCCCTTTTCGCGCTCTTCACGCCCGCCGAGGGGGGCGCGCTGGCGGAGCTTGATTTCAAACCGGCGCTTTTTAATTTGAGCAACGTCATGGCGCGCCGCCCCGAGGAATACCACCAGAAAATACTGGATGCCGCCGGAAAATCCGCCGCGAAGAAAGACGAGATACTCTCCATCAACGACCGGGTGGTCATCAAGGAACCGGGGCTTGTGGAAAAACTGGTGTTTGACCGCCACCCGCGCTATTCGTTCATCGACCACATTCTCGCCGCCCCCGTCACGGCGGACGATTTGCGGGCGCAGAACTTCGTTGAAGCGGGCGATTTCGCCGGCCAGCCGTATGCGCTGGTTTCGGCCAAGACGAAGGGGCAAAACGCCGTGGTGGTGATGGAGCGCGAGGGGCAACTGTCGCGCGACGGCAAGGTGGCGCCGCTCAAGATACGCAAAACCGTCACGGTGGGCGGCAAGGATGCCGGAATCGCCTGCGCATATGAAATAACCAGCATGGGCGGGCAGGCCGCTGAATTTACCCTCGGCGTGGAATGGAACTTCACGCTGCTGGCCGCCGACGCGCTGGACCGCTACATCACCGTGAACAACGAAAAGTACCGGATGAATCACAAGGGGGAAAACGCCGCCGTGGAAAAGTGGTCCATGACCGACGAATACTTCCGTTTCACCACGGCCTTCGGGGCCGATGCGCCGGTATCGCTGCTCCGCTATCCCATAGAAACCGTCTCGCAATCGGAAGGGGGCTTTGAATCGACTTATCAGGGAATCTGTTTTACCGCGCTCGCGCCGCTGAAACTGGCGGGAGGCGAAACCGCGCGCCGCGCGTTTACCATTCATTGCAGGATGTGGAATGATTAA